One window of the Colletotrichum destructivum chromosome 6, complete sequence genome contains the following:
- a CDS encoding Putative ribonuclease II/R, PIN domain, S1 domain, nucleic acid-binding protein: MTSLKRSFEADPFAANISSKVYVRSTRKGKVQKIVREVYLRQDIPCSSKLCRSCLQTAPRDAANNVQPFVLSDKPAGTKVFPQGHYIVPDTNALLNAMDLFEQSSAFYDVVILQTVLEELRNRSLPLYNRLVGLTKSEDKRFYVFFNDFRLETYVNREANETVNDRNDRAVRKAVKWYAEHLAQTKAKNLPAVVMLSDDQDCLRKAKAEGVTAMSLSDYVGGLEDGERLLDMVAESRNSGYSKKPAGPIYPEYFTMSKLMTGVKAGLLHQGIFNVSPYNYLEGSINVPAFPKPLIVLGRENINRAVSGDVVVVEVLPKEQWKEPSTKIIEEEAVTRDENADEEAAQDIVSEKERKALQEEVKKTHSKSTEGRPQPTAKVVGIIKRNWRQYVGHIDPSSASKSGGQGRKQDNVFLIPMDKRIPKIKLRSRQVPELLGKRLLVTIDAWDRDSRYPVGHFVRSLGELETKAAETEALLLEHDVQYRPFPKTVLDCLPKEGHDWRVPQNLEDPGWRDREDLRKLLICSIDPIGCQDIDDTLHARPLPNGNFEVGVHIADVSHFVKPGNAMDTEASLRGTSVYLVDKRIDMLPMLLGTDLCSLKPYVERYAFSVIWEMNPNADIVGARFTKSVIQSKEAFSYEAAQLRVDDASQQDDLTNSIRTLMMLSKKLKQKRMDAGALSLSSPEVKVQMESETSDPIDVKTKQHLDTMSLVEEFMLLANVSVASKIYEAFPQTAILRRHGAPPKTNFDELSNQLRVKKGLELRVDSSKALADSLDNCVDPADPFFNTLVRIMATRCMMSAEYFCSGTQAYPEFRHYGLASEIYTHFTSPIRRYADLVAHRQLAAAIGYEAIHPAVRSSGKLEAVCKNINVRHRNAQLAGRASIAYYVGQALKGRVAEEEAFVMKIFSNGFVVLVPRFGIEGLIRLRDLAEPEPESAFDAENYVLTTTGSYKLKVELFQKVKVKVTDEKDEATGKRGVKMELVKA; encoded by the exons ATGACGAGTCTCAAGCGTTCGTTCGAGGCGGACCCTTTTGCTGCCAACATCTCAAGCAAGGTCTACGTCCGATCGACCAGAAAGGGCAAGGTTCAGAAAATCGTGAGAGAGGTATACCTGCGTCAAGACATCCCTTGCTCATCCAAGCTTTGCCGAAGCTGTTTGCAAACGGCCCCCAGAGATGCAGCCAACAATG TTCAACCATTTGTGCTGTCCGACAAGCCCGCGGGAACAAAGGTGTTCCCCCAGGGGCACTATATCGTCCCCGACACCAACGCTCTGCTGAACGCCATGGACCTTTTCGAGCAGAGCTCGGCCTTCTACGACGTTGTCATTCTGCAGACCgtgctggaggagctgcgcaATCGGTCGCTTCCGCTATACAACCGACTCGTCGGTCTCACCAAGAGCGAGGATAAGCGCTTCTATGTCTTCTTCAACGACTTTCGCCTCGAGACTTACGTCAACCGTGAGGCCAACGAGACCGTCAACGACCGCAACGACCGCGCTGTGCGCAAGGCGGTCAAGTGGTATGCCGAGCACCTGGCCcagaccaaggccaagaatCTCCCCGCTGTCGTCATGCTCAGCGACGACCAAGACTGCCTGAGGAAAGCCAAAGCTGAGGGCGTGACGGCCATGTCGTTGTCCGATTATGTTGGCGGtcttgaggacggcgagcggcTGCTCGACATGGTCGCTGAGTCACGGAACTCGGGCTACTCCAAGAAACCCGCCGGGCCGATATATCCCGAGTACTTCACCATGTCCAAGCTGATGACGGGCGTCAAGGCCGGGCTTCTGCACCAGGGCATCTTCAACGTCTCGCCGTACAATTATCTCGAGGGGTCCATTAACGTCCCTGCGTTCCCCAAGCCTCTCATTGTCCTCGGCAGGGAGAACATCAATAGAGCTGTCAGCGGcgatgtcgttgtcgttgaggTTTTGCCAAAGGAGCAGTGGAAGGAGCCGTCAACAAAAATtatcgaggaggaggcggtcACTCGCGACGAAAatgccgacgaagaagcagcTCAGGATATCGTGTCCGAGAAGGAGCGCAAGGCGCTGCAAGAGGAGGTCAAGAAGACGCACAGCAAGAGCACCGAGGGCCGTCCGCAACCCACGGCAAAggtcgtcggcatcatcaagcGCAACTGGAGACAGTATGTTGGACACATCGACCCTTCGTCGGCGAGCAAGAGCGGTGGCCAGGGCCGCAAGCAGGACAACGTTTTCCTCATCCCGATGGACAAGCGCATCCCCAAGATCAAACTGCGCTCGAGACAGGTccccgagctcctcggcaagcGTCTGCTGGTCACCATCGATGCGTGGGACCGCGACTCCAGATATCCCGTCGGCCACTTTGTGCGTTCACTGGGTGAGCTCGagaccaaggccgccgagacggaggccTTGTTATTGGAGCACGACGTGCAGTACCGCCCCTTCCCCAAGACGGTGCTCGACTGCCTACCGAAGGAGGGGCACGACTGGCGAGTCCCCCAAAACCTGGAGGATCCCGGCTGGAGAGACAGGGAGGATCTCCGCAAGCTTCTCATCTGCAGTATTGACCCCATCGGCTGTCAAGACATCGATGACACGCTCCACGCGCGGCCGCTCCCCAATGGCAATTTCGAAGTCGGCGTCCACATCGCCGACGTGTCCCACTTTGTCAAACCTGGCAATGCCATGGACACGGAGGCCAGCCTGCGAGGCACGTCCGTGTATCTCGTGGACAAGCGTATCGACATGTTGCCCATGCTCCTCGGCACCGACTTGTGCTCGCTGAAGCCCTACGTCGAGCGCTATGCCTTCTCCGTCATCTGGGAGATGAATCCGAACGCGGACATTGTCGGAGCTCGCTTCACCAAGTCGGTCATCCAGTCCAAGGAGGCTTTCAGCTACgaggcggcccagctccgcgTTGACGACGCCTCCCAGCAGGACGATCTCACCAACAGCATCAGAACGCTCATGATGCTGTCCAAAAAGCTGAAGCAGAAGCGCatggacgccggcgccctcaGCCTGTCGTCCCCCGAGGTCAAGGTGCAGATGGAGTCGGAGACATCGGATCCCATCGACGTCAAGACGAAGCAGCACCTCGACACCATGTCTTTGGTCGAGGAGTTTATGCTGCTTGCCAACGTCAGCGTCGCCAGCAAGATCTATGAAGCCTTCCCGCAGACCGCCATCCTTCGTCGTCACGGTGCCCCGCCCAAGACTAACTTTGACGAGCTCTCCAACCAGCTCAGGGTCAAGAAGGGCCTGGAGCTTCGCGTCGACTCGAGCAAGGCGCTCGCCGACTCGCTCGACAACTGCGTAGACCCCGCCGACCCCTTCTTCAACACGCTCGTCCGCATCATGGCCACCCGCTGCATGATGAGCGCCGAGTACTTCTGTTCCGGCACACAGGCGTACCCCGAGTTCCGCCACTACGGCCTGGCATCGGAGATTTACACGCACTTCACCTCCCCGATCCGCCGGTATGCTGATCTCGTCGCCCACAGGCAGCTAGCGGCGGCCATCGGGTACGAGGCGATCCATCCGGCGGTGCGCAGCAGCggcaagctcgaggccgtgtGCAAGAACATCAACGTACGGCACCGTAACGCGCAGCTGGCGGGCCGTGCCAGCATCGCCTACTACGTTGGCCAGGCGCTCAAGGGCCGGGTcgcagaggaggaggcctTTGTGATGAAGATCTTCAGCAACGGCTTTGTAGTGCTCGTACCGCGGTTCGGCATCGAGGGGCTTATCCGGCTCCGCGACCTCGCTGAGCCGGAGCCTGAGAGCGCATTCGATGCGGAGAACTACgtgctgacgacgacgggaaGCTACAAGTTGAAGGTGGAACTGTTCCAGAAGGTCAAGGTTAAGGTCACTGATGAGAAGGACGAGGCGACGGGGAAGAGGGGTGTCAAGATGGAGCTCGTCAAGGCTTGA
- a CDS encoding Putative chromatin-remodelling complex, RSC SWI/SNF subunit Rsc7/Swp82 has product MYSTQPNGADSATINPAALNSPDLLNANTRGIKRSRSPDKLQGTVSAVDAGDSNPRKRGKSMKSRTSGSISELTGQAQAPSNMPQNIPPPQTPQNQSAPLPGGQAVAYAPAQASPPPKTTPTKTTLKALPTVRDHTTDQLNPAGDEYLPREIDEFGEKKVMPNGQLLGGREYRCRTFLVPNRGDKLFMLATECARVLGYRDSYLLFNKNRSLYKIIASQPEKDDLVSQEILPFSYRSRQIAIVTARSMFRQFGSRVIVNGRRVRDDYWETKARKQGFTEADPAGEKRPGAAKAREAAAEAQNQVLLGGPHGEIVYSNTPSQFPGAPQPQIVQPGMLGAPTGTTTRMPVITLGSELSDNRPRDYSGILKGGPRQEITGPAYQDQTRPAQVGEVHTQAHHAAEYNRTLNQQREMRGDYLQGIWRRPHEQPQSTNLTQNVATSDAAVPPTRATQSPHASTSNMPQSGVVPNQSPQQMMMSAPPYSQSIHAQNPISQAPMRGMAQPSSQKNNKSTTLPAAGSAGSMPQGGQGYHYPGTGQMWPQTQQNPQQHNYSGYTTQGQQSHQQPPAPQLRHANSGVQPAMQFSGMPGMGQSYGAGQGIYPADQTPRQYMPQPNQGSPAVTQAWSNQQTPAQWWTNQPQ; this is encoded by the exons ATGTACTCCACACAGCCGAACGGAGCTGATAGTGCGACAATCAACCCAGCTGCTCTCAACTCTCCTG ACTTGCTCAACGCAAACACCCGCGGCATCAAAAGAAGCCGCTCGCCAGACAAACTACAGGGAACCGTTTCTGCAGTTGATGCTG GTGACTCTAACCCGAGAAAACGTGGGAAATCAATGAAGTCGAGGACATCCGGAAGCATATCCGAATTGACCGGTCAGGCCCAGGCACCATCCAACATGCCTCAAAACATCCCGCCTCCGCAGACCCCCCAGAATCAGAGCGCACCGCTCCCGGGGGGTCAGGCTGTCGCCTACGCGCCCGCGCAGGCTTCACCTCCGCCGAAAACCACTCCTACAAAGACCACCTTGAAGGCCTTGCCTACTGTCAGAGACCATACCACCGATCAACTGAAccccgccggcgacgaaTATCTTCCGAGAGAAATTGATGAGTTTGGAGAAAAGAAGGTTATGCCCAacggccagctcctcggcggccgcgaaTACCGATGCCGAACGTTCTTGGTCCCCAATCGAGGCGATAAACTGTTCATGCTGGCGACCGAGTGCGCGAGGGTACTGGGATACCGAGATTCGTATTTACTCTTCAACAAGAACAGATCGCTTTACAAGATCATCGCCAGCCAGCCCGAGAAGGACGACCTTGTCAGCCAGGAGATCCTCCCCTTTTCTTATCGGTCGAGACAGATTGCCATTGTCACGGCACGATCCATGTTCCGCCAGTTTGGAAGCCGCGTCATTGTCAACGGCAGGAGAGTTCGTGACGACTACTGGGAAACCAAGGCCCGCAAGCAAGGATTTACAGAAGCCGACCCCGCTGGTGAGAAGCGACCCGGAGCGGCCAAGGCTAGGGAGGCCGCAGCCGAGGCACAGAACCAGGTCCTGCTGGGAGGCCCTCACGGTGAAATAGTGTACAGCAACACGCCTAGTCAATTCCCCGGCGCCCCTCAACCCCAAATCGTCCAACCAGGTATGCTTGGAGCGCCAACCGGAACCACGACCAGAATGCCCGTGATAACACTAGGATCAGAGCTCAGTGACAACCGCCCTCGCGACTACAGTGGAATCCTCAAGGGTGGCCCTCGCCAGGAGATCACCGGCCCGGCCTACCAGGACCAGACGCGACCTGCCCAGGTTGGAGAAGTTCACACTCAGGCGCATCACGCAGCCGAGTACAACCGGACACTGAACCAACAGCGAGAGATGCGCGGCGACTACCTCCAGGGCATATGGAGACGGCCACATGAGCAGCCACAGTCTACCAACCTTACCCAGAACGTTGCCACAAGCGATGCAGCCGTTCCCCCTACGCGTGCGACGCAGTCGCCACACGCATCGACCAGCAACATGCCACAGTCCGGCGTCGTGCCCAACCAAAGTCCCCAGCAGATGATGATGTCCGCCCCGCCGTACTCTCAATCGATACACGCGCAGAACCCAATCAGTCAGGCTCCGATGAGAGGCATGGCCCAACCATCTTCCCAAAAGAACAACAAGTCAACGACTTTGCCCGCAGCAGGGAGTGCGGGCAGCATGCCTCAAGGAGGACAGGGCTATCATTACCCCGGAACCGGCCAAATGTGGCCTCAGACGCAACAGAACCCCCAACAACACAACTATTCAGGATACACGACGCAAGGCCAGCAGTCGCACCAGCAGCCGCCAGCTCCTCAACTCCGCCATGCGAACAGCGGCGTGCAGCCGGCGATGCAGTTTTCGGGAATGCCCGGTATGGGGCAGAGCTACGGGGCTGGCCAAGGGATTTACCCCGCGGATCAAACTCCTCGTCAGTACATGCCTCAGCCGAACCAAGGATCTCCGGCCGTAACACAGGCCTGGTCCAATCAACAGACACCTGCGCAATGGTGGACGAACCAACCTCAATGA
- a CDS encoding Putative transcription factor CBF/NF-Y/archaeal histone domain, histone-fold, which yields MPPRKSDASRRSDVSNARFIVMDEDPAPAATPATAASTSSNGAAGTPSAAPRTKASVSVSASATPSSVPPAAAVSTPDSAARVRPTSSTPLTTTTVLHAGSEKKESQTHDKMAKADRDALTIEDLSLPKSIITRLAKGVLPPNTQIQANAVLAMSKSATVFISYLASHANEITVNANKKTVSAEDVFKALDDIEFGFLREPLEQEFAKYNQIQSAKRTNYRQKVAAKKGGSAAAGVAVGAAAGAAAADTSLLSNADDSVMTTASSDTAPRAKKARVDDSAMTVGEDVDDGETEPEEEAEEEEDNDNEEEEAEEEEDDEEDDDDEEGEGSGDETQDALEEKGDGSDVDEALDGDESD from the exons ATGCCTCCGCGCAAGAGCGACGCGAGCCGACGAAGCGACGTATCCAACGCACGCTTCATCGTCATGGACGAAGACCCAGCCCCCGCAGCCACACCGGCCACTGCGGCTAGCACCAGCAGCAATGGTGCGGCGGGCACACCATCCGCGGCCCCCAGGACAAaggcctcggtctcggtctcggcctccgcgacgccgtccagcgtacctcccgccgccgctgtgtCGACTCCCGACTCCGCCGCGAGAGtgaggccgacgtcgtcgacgccgctgaCTACCACGACGGTACTGCATGCGGGCtcagagaagaaggaaagccAGACGCATGACAAGATGGCCAAGGCCGATAGGGATGCTCTCACCATTGAG GACCTGAGCTTGCCCAAGTCTATCATCACGAGGCTGGCAAAGGGTGTGCTCCCGCCCAACACGCAGATCCAGGCCAATGCCGTTCTAGCCATGAGCAAGAGCGCAACCGTTTTCATCAGCTATCTCGCTTCGCA CGCCAATGAAATCACTGTCAACGCGAACAAGAAGACCGTCAGTGCCGAGGACGTTTTCAAGGCGCTTGACGACATTGAGTTTGGGTTTCTGCGTGAGCCCCTAGAGCAAGAGTTTGCCA AATACAACCAAATCCAATCCGCAAAGCGCACTAACTACCGCCAAAAAGTTGCTGCCAAGAAGGGTGGGAGCGCGGCAGCAGGTGTTGCAGTAGGGGCAGCGGCCGGGGCAGCGGCTGCAGATACTTCCCTCCTCTCAAACGCTGACGACAGCGTCATGACCACAGCATCCTCCGACACAGCCCCGCGAGCTAAGAAGGCCCGTGTAGACGACTCTGCCATGACGGTtggcgaggatgtcgacgacggcgagactgagcccgaagaagaagccgaggaggaggaagacaacgacaacgaagaggaagaggccgaggaggaagaagacgacgaggaagacgacgacgacgaggaaggggagggaagcgGTGACGAAACGCAGGACGCTCTGGAGGAGAAGGGTGATGGcagcgacgtcgacgaggcgctTGATGGAGACGAGAGCGACTAG